The following proteins are encoded in a genomic region of Actinomadura sp. NAK00032:
- a CDS encoding serine/threonine-protein kinase has translation MDGRLLAGRYRLESVVGRGGMGTVWRARDETLDRDVAVKEVVLPAGLSDGDRENRHRRTLREARASARLNHPGVVTVHDVVDEDDRPWIVMELVRARSLQEIVDEDGPLPPGRVAAIGRQIAGALRAAHAIGILHRDVKPANVLVAGDDRAVLTDFGIAQLAGDATLTGTGLIMGSPAYMSPERVNGDPAIPASDLWALGATLYAATEGRAPHHRSDAMAVLAAVMTQDVPPPRNAGPLAPVLTALLERDPVRRLSGDRAEEALRAVEAGHAADLAAADPTTAQQPVPFQAPAPVPAPAPVPAPAPVPAAPGMTAPFPPGPGGPQGTAAGYAPVPPPMPPAPQVPAPPRKRSAFLPVLGGIAAAAVILSVAGVVLWMNRPSSPGDSDLTPKPPAAEGGPSGTQSPRSTQNPQDPQTGAPPSRPAAGSTALPPGFVRSVGNGFTIGVPRGWVRATRGNSTVWTDPASSAYIQVDQTIWTGNPYDHWVVWEREAIADGKLKDFRRVGEITRTTVAGHPAADIEFTWTRSTGLTRARDRGVIIDGRPYAVVVAVPASQWNGREPFVKNVLDTFRPSGVG, from the coding sequence ATGGACGGCCGCCTCCTCGCCGGTCGGTACCGGCTCGAATCCGTGGTCGGACGCGGCGGCATGGGCACCGTGTGGCGCGCCCGCGACGAGACCCTCGACCGCGACGTCGCGGTCAAGGAGGTCGTGCTGCCCGCCGGGCTGAGCGACGGGGACCGGGAGAACCGGCACCGCCGGACGCTCCGCGAGGCCCGCGCGTCGGCCCGGTTGAACCATCCGGGCGTCGTGACCGTACACGACGTCGTGGACGAGGACGACCGGCCGTGGATCGTCATGGAGCTGGTGCGGGCCCGCTCGCTCCAGGAGATCGTGGACGAGGACGGGCCGCTGCCGCCCGGCCGCGTCGCGGCGATCGGCCGGCAGATCGCGGGGGCGCTGCGCGCGGCGCACGCGATCGGCATCCTGCACCGCGACGTCAAGCCCGCGAACGTGCTGGTCGCGGGCGACGACCGGGCCGTCCTGACCGACTTCGGCATCGCCCAGCTCGCGGGCGACGCCACCCTCACCGGCACCGGGCTGATCATGGGGTCGCCGGCCTACATGTCGCCGGAGCGGGTGAACGGCGACCCGGCGATCCCCGCGTCCGACCTGTGGGCGCTCGGCGCCACCCTCTACGCGGCGACCGAGGGACGGGCGCCGCACCACCGCAGCGACGCGATGGCCGTCCTCGCGGCCGTGATGACGCAGGACGTCCCGCCGCCGCGCAACGCCGGGCCGCTCGCGCCCGTCCTCACCGCGCTGCTGGAGCGCGACCCGGTGCGCCGGCTGAGCGGCGACCGGGCGGAGGAGGCCCTCAGGGCGGTCGAGGCGGGCCACGCCGCCGATCTGGCCGCCGCGGACCCGACGACCGCGCAGCAGCCCGTGCCGTTCCAGGCCCCGGCCCCCGTCCCCGCCCCGGCCCCCGTTCCGGCCCCGGCCCCCGTTCCGGCCGCGCCGGGCATGACCGCGCCGTTCCCGCCCGGCCCCGGGGGGCCGCAGGGCACGGCGGCCGGGTACGCGCCCGTACCGCCGCCGATGCCGCCCGCCCCGCAGGTCCCCGCCCCGCCGCGCAAGCGGTCGGCGTTCCTGCCGGTCCTCGGGGGCATCGCCGCGGCGGCGGTGATCTTGTCGGTCGCCGGGGTCGTGCTGTGGATGAACCGCCCCTCGTCGCCGGGCGACTCGGACCTGACGCCGAAGCCGCCCGCCGCCGAGGGCGGGCCGTCCGGCACGCAGAGCCCGCGGAGCACGCAGAACCCGCAGGACCCGCAGACCGGCGCGCCGCCGTCGCGGCCCGCCGCGGGCTCGACGGCCCTGCCGCCCGGGTTCGTCCGGTCGGTCGGCAACGGCTTCACGATCGGCGTCCCGCGCGGCTGGGTGCGGGCGACGCGCGGCAACAGCACCGTCTGGACCGACCCCGCGTCCTCCGCCTACATCCAGGTCGACCAGACGATCTGGACCGGGAACCCTTACGACCACTGGGTCGTCTGGGAACGAGAGGCCATCGCCGACGGCAAGCTGAAGGACTTCCGGCGGGTCGGGGAGATCACCCGCACGACCGTCGCGGGCCACCCCGCCGCCGACATCGAGTTCACCTGGACCCGGAGCACCGGCCTCACCCGCGCCCGCGACCGGGGCGTGATCATCGACGGCCGGCCGTACGCGGTGGTGGTGGCGGTTCCCGCGTCCCAGTGGAACGGGAGAGAGCCGTTCGTGAAGAATGTGCTCGACACGTTCCGTCCCTCCGGGGTGGGATGA
- a CDS encoding serine/threonine protein kinase — protein MPNEPTGERLLARRYRLVTQVGRGGMGTVWQAHDEVLGRDVAVKEVILPHGLTDEERAVHHKRTFREARTAARLGHPGVVTVYDVVEEDDRPWIIMELIKARSLDQVIKQDGPLEPRRAAEIGRQMLAALHAAHGAGVLHRDVKPSNVLITGTGRMGERAVLTDFGIATAAGDATLTQTGLVMGSPAYIAPERARGRVAGPASDLWSLGVTLFAMLHGRSPFERPEPMAALVAVISEEPDPPEKGGRLVPVIEGLLRKNPDQRMDAIEAGALLDAIVRQESIDTQRTMAVEFSADDLADPQGTVQDTAYRSRPYAEAYAEPYPETYAPDQPLPEEMEESGGRPEAPESAPSASAPQAPASEQAQEARPDQLTSLDLPSAATRAAKKGGPGTPPPPPTHATRASAENPGETAPDPDRVTSWRSGPRTQPAGAVRAGQGPPEQPGPATHFPPTTHHPSARPALAANRNVLIVAAIVLVIIVVVASIALASGGGEDTPARKEGATTPSSAGATPSTLATSASSSVSPSTPTSASPSGGLPAGFTLHEDGSGYAVPVPKGWSGPERKQGGDYFYSPDRKVYLQIDQTDDPGDSAIDDWRRQERGGAGFPGYKQIKIAPTGDQPPVPDTGDGDDSADWEFTYNGDGGRVHILNRGFVANGHGYAILLRAPDAAWAKVFAELQPVYAYFKPADD, from the coding sequence ATGCCAAATGAACCCACCGGTGAGCGGTTGCTCGCCCGCCGCTACCGCCTGGTGACCCAGGTCGGCCGGGGCGGCATGGGGACGGTCTGGCAGGCGCACGATGAGGTCCTCGGTCGTGACGTTGCGGTGAAGGAGGTCATCCTCCCGCATGGTCTCACCGATGAGGAACGCGCCGTGCACCACAAGCGCACGTTCCGTGAGGCCCGTACCGCCGCGCGGCTCGGCCACCCCGGCGTCGTGACGGTCTACGACGTCGTCGAGGAGGACGACCGCCCCTGGATCATCATGGAGCTGATCAAGGCCCGCTCCCTGGACCAGGTGATCAAGCAGGACGGCCCGCTGGAGCCGCGCCGGGCCGCCGAGATCGGCCGGCAGATGCTCGCCGCGCTGCACGCCGCGCACGGCGCCGGCGTGCTGCACCGCGACGTCAAGCCGAGCAACGTGCTGATCACCGGCACCGGCCGGATGGGCGAGCGCGCCGTGCTCACCGACTTCGGCATCGCGACCGCCGCCGGGGACGCGACCCTCACCCAGACCGGTCTGGTGATGGGCTCGCCCGCCTACATCGCGCCCGAGCGCGCGCGGGGCCGCGTCGCCGGCCCGGCGTCCGACCTGTGGTCGCTCGGCGTCACGCTGTTCGCGATGCTGCACGGCCGGTCCCCGTTCGAGCGGCCCGAGCCGATGGCCGCGCTGGTCGCGGTGATCTCCGAGGAGCCCGACCCGCCGGAGAAGGGCGGCCGGCTCGTCCCGGTGATCGAGGGGCTGCTGCGCAAGAACCCCGACCAGCGGATGGACGCGATCGAGGCCGGTGCGCTGCTGGACGCCATCGTCCGGCAGGAGAGCATCGACACGCAGCGCACCATGGCCGTCGAGTTCTCCGCGGACGACCTCGCCGACCCGCAGGGCACCGTCCAGGACACCGCCTACCGGTCGCGGCCGTACGCGGAGGCCTACGCCGAGCCGTACCCGGAGACGTACGCGCCCGACCAGCCGCTCCCGGAGGAGATGGAGGAGTCGGGCGGCCGCCCGGAGGCTCCCGAGTCGGCTCCGTCCGCGTCGGCCCCGCAGGCGCCCGCGTCCGAGCAGGCCCAGGAGGCGCGCCCAGACCAGCTGACCAGCCTCGACCTCCCCTCCGCCGCGACCCGCGCGGCGAAGAAGGGCGGCCCGGGGACCCCGCCGCCACCGCCGACCCACGCGACCCGGGCGAGCGCGGAGAACCCCGGCGAGACCGCGCCCGACCCGGACCGGGTCACCTCCTGGCGCTCCGGGCCGCGCACCCAGCCCGCCGGCGCCGTCCGCGCCGGCCAGGGCCCGCCCGAGCAGCCCGGCCCGGCCACGCACTTCCCGCCGACGACGCACCATCCGTCCGCGCGGCCCGCGCTGGCCGCCAACCGGAACGTGCTGATCGTCGCCGCGATCGTGCTGGTCATCATCGTGGTCGTCGCGAGCATCGCCCTCGCCAGCGGCGGCGGGGAGGACACGCCCGCCCGCAAGGAGGGCGCCACCACTCCCTCCAGCGCCGGTGCGACGCCGTCGACGCTCGCCACGTCCGCGTCGTCGAGCGTGTCACCGAGCACCCCGACGAGCGCCTCGCCGAGCGGCGGGCTGCCCGCCGGGTTCACCCTGCACGAGGACGGCAGCGGCTACGCCGTCCCCGTCCCGAAGGGGTGGAGCGGCCCGGAGCGCAAGCAGGGCGGCGACTACTTCTACTCGCCCGACCGCAAGGTCTACCTCCAGATCGACCAGACCGACGACCCGGGCGACAGTGCGATCGACGACTGGCGGCGGCAGGAGCGCGGCGGTGCCGGGTTCCCCGGCTACAAGCAGATCAAGATCGCTCCCACCGGCGACCAGCCGCCCGTGCCCGACACCGGCGACGGCGACGACTCGGCCGACTGGGAGTTCACCTACAACGGCGACGGGGGCCGGGTGCACATCCTGAACCGCGGGTTCGTGGCGAACGGGCACGGCTACGCCATCCTCCTGCGCGCGCCGGACGCCGCCTGGGCCAAGGTGTTCGCCGAGCTGCAGCCGGTCTACGCGTACTTCAAGCCCGCGGACGACTGA
- the lysX gene encoding bifunctional lysylphosphatidylglycerol synthetase/lysine--tRNA ligase LysX, with protein sequence MPEREPRGTGGLRGEWGRLIQAAPTIFFWYTRLSGILSLLAWVSYGLILEIADIWALRWIGYLGWFPSVPIGLLWILLSMGIRRRKKAAWRMLVLIFCLPTALGVTAVLTTLINPERPTPVGLIVTAAVYLAVLGLLISARGQFTTLPDRANRRLATIVFTSLLIVTCGIGTFLVTVTDRNHSGDLWTHPLYAIAQTVLGPRVTGKPIDVAVPFWVDAILWSLGTGLMIVTFWALFKPGRRDPVLSAGEELSARALLAEYGDQDSLGYFALRRDKDVIVAPNGKAAIAYRVEGSVSLASGDPLGDPESWDQAIEAWLDECRAHAWIPGAVSVGERAAHIYKRHGFDALELGDEAVIDLADFNLDGREMRQVRQAVRRVERAGYTVRIRRHAQIPGWEMAKLIRSADAWRGEETERGFSMALGRLGDPTDGRCVMVEAFDAHGELRGLLSFVPWGRAGLSLDLMRRDRLAENGLNEYMVAKLAEKAAAIGAQQLSLNFAMLRSAFERGSQIGAGPVARLYYKFLSFASKFWQLESLYLSNAKYMPHWRPRFICYTQGRHLIRLGLAYARAEGFLPSFNRPKLDRAAAMVPSTDLVDKIHEIEEAAEAARAPQRRLSEQERVRHAKLDQIRAAGMEPYALGCERTDFAADIRARFPGLGPDAHTGTEVAIAGRVVLAREHGRLIFVTLRDETADLQVMLTADALGEESLRHWKTLIDLGDQVGVRGEVVTSRRGELSVLAASWTLAAKCLRPLPNKSTGLSDPEARVRQRYVDFIVNDESRRMLRMRGDAIAAVREGLRTRGYLEVETPMLQPVHGGATARPFTTRINAYNMQLYLRIAPELYLKRLLVGGVGRVFELNRNFRNEGVSQKHNPEFTMLEAYEPYGDYDTMAELTRSLVVDAARAALGTTVVVRDGVEYDLAEPWDEITVYESVSKALGEEVVPGTPPDVVRKYAERRGFNYDPQWGQGKVVQELFEALVEEHLTAPTFVRDYPAETSPLTRPHRDDPRLAEKWDLIVFGLELGTAYSELIDPILQRKRLTEQSLQAAGGDPEAMELDEDFLRALEYAMPPAGGMGMGIDRLLITLTGRSIRETIPFPLVRPGS encoded by the coding sequence ATGCCGGAGAGGGAACCGCGAGGCACGGGGGGCCTGCGGGGCGAGTGGGGACGGCTCATCCAGGCCGCGCCCACGATCTTCTTCTGGTACACCCGTCTCTCCGGGATCCTGTCGCTGCTCGCGTGGGTCTCCTATGGTCTCATCCTTGAGATAGCCGATATCTGGGCGCTGCGCTGGATCGGGTACCTCGGCTGGTTCCCCAGCGTGCCCATCGGGCTGCTGTGGATCCTGCTGTCGATGGGCATCCGGCGGCGCAAGAAGGCCGCCTGGCGGATGCTCGTCCTGATCTTCTGCCTGCCCACCGCGCTCGGCGTCACCGCCGTGCTGACCACGCTGATCAACCCCGAGCGGCCCACCCCGGTCGGGCTGATCGTCACGGCCGCCGTGTACCTCGCCGTGCTCGGCCTGCTGATCTCCGCGCGCGGCCAGTTCACCACCCTCCCGGACCGCGCCAACCGGCGGCTCGCGACCATCGTCTTCACCAGCCTGCTGATCGTGACCTGCGGGATCGGCACGTTCCTCGTCACCGTGACCGACCGCAACCACAGCGGCGACCTGTGGACGCACCCGCTCTACGCGATCGCGCAGACCGTCCTCGGGCCGCGCGTCACCGGCAAGCCGATCGACGTCGCCGTGCCGTTCTGGGTCGACGCGATCCTGTGGAGCCTCGGCACCGGGCTGATGATCGTCACGTTCTGGGCGCTGTTCAAACCGGGACGGCGCGACCCCGTCCTGTCCGCCGGGGAGGAGCTCTCGGCGCGTGCTCTTCTCGCCGAGTACGGCGACCAGGACTCGCTCGGCTACTTCGCGCTGCGCCGCGACAAGGACGTCATCGTCGCGCCGAACGGTAAGGCGGCCATCGCCTACCGGGTCGAAGGTTCGGTCTCCCTCGCCAGCGGCGACCCGCTCGGCGACCCCGAGTCCTGGGACCAGGCGATCGAGGCGTGGCTGGACGAGTGCCGCGCGCACGCGTGGATCCCCGGCGCGGTCAGCGTCGGCGAGCGCGCCGCCCACATCTACAAGCGGCACGGGTTCGACGCGCTGGAGCTCGGCGACGAGGCCGTCATCGACCTCGCCGACTTCAACCTCGACGGACGCGAGATGCGGCAGGTGCGGCAGGCCGTCCGGCGCGTCGAGCGGGCCGGGTACACGGTCCGGATCCGGCGGCACGCGCAGATCCCCGGCTGGGAGATGGCCAAGCTCATCCGCAGCGCCGACGCCTGGCGCGGCGAGGAGACCGAGCGCGGCTTCTCGATGGCGCTCGGCCGGCTCGGCGACCCCACCGACGGGCGCTGCGTCATGGTCGAGGCGTTCGACGCGCACGGCGAGCTGCGCGGCCTGCTCAGCTTCGTCCCGTGGGGGCGGGCCGGGCTGTCGCTCGACCTGATGCGCCGCGACCGGCTCGCCGAGAACGGCCTCAACGAGTACATGGTCGCCAAGCTCGCGGAGAAGGCCGCCGCGATCGGCGCGCAGCAGCTCTCGTTGAACTTCGCGATGCTGCGCTCGGCGTTCGAGCGCGGCTCGCAGATAGGCGCCGGGCCGGTCGCGCGGCTCTACTACAAGTTCCTGTCGTTCGCGTCGAAGTTCTGGCAGCTCGAATCGCTGTACCTGTCGAACGCCAAGTACATGCCGCACTGGCGGCCGCGCTTCATCTGCTACACGCAGGGCCGGCACCTGATCCGGCTCGGCCTCGCCTACGCGCGGGCCGAGGGGTTCCTGCCGAGCTTCAACCGGCCGAAGCTCGACCGGGCCGCCGCGATGGTCCCCTCCACCGACCTCGTCGACAAGATCCACGAGATCGAGGAGGCGGCGGAGGCGGCGCGCGCACCGCAGCGGCGGCTGTCGGAGCAGGAGCGGGTGCGGCACGCCAAGCTCGACCAGATCCGCGCGGCCGGGATGGAGCCGTACGCGCTCGGCTGCGAGCGCACCGACTTCGCCGCCGACATCCGCGCCCGCTTCCCCGGCCTCGGCCCCGACGCGCACACCGGAACCGAGGTCGCCATCGCCGGGCGCGTCGTGCTGGCCCGCGAGCACGGCCGGCTGATCTTCGTCACGCTGCGGGACGAGACCGCCGACCTCCAGGTCATGCTGACCGCCGACGCCCTCGGCGAGGAGTCGCTGCGCCACTGGAAGACGCTCATCGACCTCGGCGACCAGGTCGGGGTGCGCGGCGAGGTCGTCACGTCCCGGCGCGGGGAGCTGTCGGTGCTCGCCGCGTCCTGGACGCTCGCCGCCAAGTGCCTGCGCCCGCTGCCGAACAAGAGCACCGGCCTCTCGGACCCCGAGGCCCGCGTCCGGCAGCGGTACGTCGACTTCATCGTCAACGACGAGTCCCGCCGGATGCTGCGGATGCGCGGCGACGCCATCGCCGCCGTCCGCGAGGGCCTGCGCACCCGCGGCTACCTCGAAGTCGAGACGCCGATGCTGCAGCCCGTGCACGGCGGCGCCACCGCGCGGCCCTTCACCACCCGCATCAACGCCTACAACATGCAGCTCTACCTGCGGATCGCGCCCGAGCTGTATCTGAAGCGGCTGCTGGTCGGCGGCGTCGGGCGCGTCTTCGAACTGAACCGCAACTTCCGCAACGAGGGCGTGTCGCAGAAGCACAACCCCGAGTTCACGATGCTGGAGGCGTACGAGCCGTACGGCGACTACGACACGATGGCGGAGCTGACCCGCTCCCTCGTCGTGGACGCCGCCCGCGCCGCCCTCGGCACCACCGTCGTCGTCCGGGACGGCGTCGAGTACGACCTCGCCGAGCCCTGGGACGAGATCACCGTCTACGAGTCGGTGTCGAAGGCCCTCGGCGAAGAGGTCGTCCCCGGCACGCCGCCGGACGTCGTGCGGAAGTACGCCGAGCGGCGCGGGTTCAACTACGACCCGCAGTGGGGGCAGGGGAAGGTCGTCCAGGAGCTGTTCGAGGCGCTCGTCGAGGAGCACCTGACGGCGCCGACGTTCGTCCGCGACTACCCGGCCGAGACCTCCCCGCTGACCCGCCCCCACCGCGACGACCCGCGGCTCGCCGAGAAATGGGACCTGATCGTCTTCGGCCTGGAACTGGGCACCGCCTACTCCGAGCTGATCGACCCGATCCTGCAGCGCAAGCGGCTCACCGAGCAGTCGCTGCAGGCCGCGGGCGGCGACCCGGAGGCCATGGAGCTGGACGAGGACTTCCTGCGCGCCCTGGAGTACGCGATGCCGCCCGCCGGCGGCATGGGCATGGGCATCGACCGGCTGCTGATCACCCTCACGGGCCGCAGCATCCGGGAGACGATCCCGTTCCCGCTCGTGCGCCCCGGTAGTTAG